Proteins from a single region of Gorilla gorilla gorilla isolate KB3781 chromosome 16, NHGRI_mGorGor1-v2.1_pri, whole genome shotgun sequence:
- the LOC109023156 gene encoding immunoglobulin heavy variable 4-4: protein MKHLWFFLLLVAAPRWVLSQVQLQESGPGLVKPSETLSLTCVVSGGSISSSNWWSWVRQPPGKGLEWIGEIYHSGSPNYNPSLKSRVTISVDKSKNQFSLKLSSVTATDTAVYYCARVVRAFFPELSERIYKVYFEFSARGRTTLTYPLLLANEVTRRAAAAESLTVAASSSKPSKICPSRSVNPSRSACFQWIHLASVCPQSHPWDPSLVLCTVSQ, encoded by the exons ATGAAACACCTGTGGTTCTTCCTCCTCCTGGTGGCAGCTCCCAGAT GGGTTCTGTCCCAGGTGCAGCTGCAGGAGTCGGGCCCAGGACTGGTGAAGCCTTCGGAGACCCTGTCCCTCACCTGCGTTGTCTCTGGTGGCTCCATCAGCAGTAGTAACTGGTGGAGCTGGGTCCGCCAGCCCCCAGGGAAGGGGCTGGAGTGGATTGGGGAAATCTATCATAGTGGGAGCCCCAACTACAACCCGTCCCTCAAGAGTCGAGTCACCATATCAGTAGACAAGTCCAAGAACCAGTTCTCCCTGAAGCTGAGCTCTGTGACCGCCACGGACACGGCCGTGTATTACTGTGCGAGA GTTGTTCGTGCATTCTTCCCCGAGCTCAGTGAACGTATTTATAAGGTTTACTTTGAATTTTCTGCTAG GGGACGAACCACACTCACCTACCCACTGTTACTTGCCAACGAGGTGACCCGCAGAGCAGCAGCTGCCGAGTCACTGACAGTGGCTGCTTCCTCCTCCAAACCCTCCAAGATCTGTCCTTCCAGGAGTGTGAACCCCAGCAGATCCGCATGTTTTCAATGGATCCACTTAGCTAGTGTCTGTCCTCAGTCCCATCCCTGGGATCCTTCCCTGGTGCTGTGTACAGTGTCACAATAG